A window of Amaranthus tricolor cultivar Red isolate AtriRed21 chromosome 8, ASM2621246v1, whole genome shotgun sequence genomic DNA:
GAATTGAATACAAATtcttttcttatgttttatTACTGAATGTATATGTAATTTTAAGGTTCTAAAGTTGgattttttagtaaaaaagatTGAATTTCAATGAAATAAGGTGAGCTATATGTGTACCAGTGAAAGCTAAGTTGGTTTTGAATGATGCCTGAAGTTCCTTTTATCTTAGCTTTAAATCTTAAATGAGAACAGTTGGTTCATGAACAGTAGAACATGCTCTTATAGAACCAAAATTATGATGGCTATATTTGTTAAGTTGCTTAGTTATTgtgtgttggcctcttaggtttgatgatgacttcacgtttgaaataaataaacatattcttgagattgttttgtaggtatatatatccgattttgtagAAATCGTTCATGAAGCCTAAGATTTGTTTGTGGAAGATTGTACGTGTCTTAAAGGTCAAAGAAGTTAGATGAGTATTAAAGTGTTAAGAGTAGACagacagtctactgttcccaggatgaacaatctaacagaagttgaagctggagacagtacactgttcccatGTCGCAGGTCTGCAGAgaaacatcggctggaaaaattgcgaattaattactttctgtttttaagttgatgtaacggctaagaattaatttaattgcttaattatttaataaattggttggcaaaactatttttaggctatctaaaaatagcctaagactttttcattttaagattaaagatcttctattttttaggatcttgttctttttaactcctatgctatttttagcttaaggaaactgattttctctctgagcaaatgacagctggttatttattttttggcaattccactatccttttattttgagaacgtggatgatagtgggaggtgtgtctaaggtaactgctgtctgttcccactataaataggaggaactttgctcaaaccgatatccatccaagagtgtccattaaagagagatcatttaagaaaaatattttctgtttttaaatgccaattaatttattatatttttcttaaataattattttgatttttaatctcttgagaattggccttgtaagggttattgagtgttttgttgtaattagactcatgagaagtctaagggaatagagaagtgaaacgtgagaagagaaagagaaggagaaagtagagaaagagaattaggcctagagtagagaagcttcaagtgaagcaaactgttttatgtaattgtatttgattgcctaaaacatagtgagaattttgaaattccgggggatcgtggtttttccttcttattaggccaagaaggtttccacgtaaaatctttgtctccttttcatcttttgctttttaagtttaagctttattttgtttgttaaattccgcaaattagaagaaaaactaagtaaagctagatacacaacaactcaccccccctcttgttgcattcaaccatcttcgtgtatttcaacaattggtatcagagccctgttcctcatttaatcaggaaaccctgaaagcagtatcctgttccctggcaagatgttgaagatgaatgaacgcatggaagaagggtactctacgcaaaggccacccatgttcgatgggaaattctatacttactggaaaaataggatggaaattttgataaaggccgaaaattaccaagtatggagagtaattgaaataggagatttcgaggtgacgaccatcaactccaacaatgaatcaattccaaaaccaatcactgaatatgaaaaggaagactttcaaaagatggagatgaacgctcttgcgatcaagctgcttcactgtggtctcgggccaaatgaacataatcgtatcatgggttgtaaaacggcaaagcagatttgggacctgctggaagttacccatgaaggcacCAGTGAAatgaagcgctccaagattgatctactGATGTCCAGATATGAAAGGATCgttatggaacctagggagaacatgcaagagatgttcaccaggttcacaaatatcacgaacgaattagtctctcttggtaagatcattcccattgatgaacaagtcaggaaaatactgagaagtcttccacaagatgagcgctggagagctaaggtcacagccattcaggagtccaaagatttcaccaagttcaatttggaagagctggctggttcactcatgacacatgaactacatttgggaacagctaacagttcccgaaataaaggactggctttggcagcggatgatagtgaagaatcagaagcttgtgaagaggaagctgctatgttggcacgtaaattcaaaaaattcttcaggaacggCAGATataaaaaccaaagaaataataaggaaagaggaactgctaaccTGAAGAcgaattttgaatgccacaaatgtggaagtactgatcacttcatcaaggattgccctcaatggaagaatAAGAAAGGCAAAGGGAAGATAAGGGAAGCTGAAAGAATgccaaagaagggaaacttcagaacaaattttcgtaaagcaatgatcgccgcttggggtgacactgaaagcgaagctgaaactaaagttccagtagaggaagaaactgcaaatctgtgtctcatggcaactcatgaagagactaaagaaagagaggtaatgtcttctagttcttctcctaaacatctattcagtttgagtaaggataaattaattaagttatttttggaaacacaagagaagttggaagaaaaaacagctaagtgtctccaatttaagaaagaccttaagttaagtaaagatcacatctcatacttaaatacttttaggatcgatgtgaAAAGtagagtttttgattttttagataagaatgttattttgaaagagcaattggagaaaataaagcaggaattcatcattcttaacattgaaaagcatcaaaacaaattgctagaattaaaatgggttgaaaatgataaatccactcatgtgtttagcacgaaatttcaagaaatgaaattaaaattagaatcatgtgaaagggaaaataagtatctaaaaaatcaacttgatttaaaaggaaaagggaaaatcaatgaagttcccaaatggattctaaatgctaaaccaaaaagtaaagaaggtctaggttatgataaaaataataaaaagaaaaaggtctatgttgatctccctagtagtaaaatctgttccttttgtggcaaaactggacacctgaaaattcaatgtgtaaaaagggaacagcatatcaaagcaaataaaaattatgtcgaacgcatatggattaagaaatgtgattcaactattatcgacagggaacccaaggatgactgggttcctgaacctaaccattaatttgctttgcaggttcaaaagagggggaacaactcatggtatctcgacagtgggtgttccaagcatatgacgggtgacaaatctaaatttctctcacttgaagcttgtgatgggggaactgtaaccttcgttgataatatgaagggtgagataatcgccaaaggaaaggttggaaggtcaagttcccatgccattgacaatgtatttttagtcagaatttaaaacacaatcttttaagtatttctcaattttgtgacaaaggtaactctgttaagtttacttctgaacgatgcataatttctagaaacaacacaggagaccctgtgcttgagggaatcagaaaagggaacacttatgttatggacctggacactgttcccataaccagtctaacgtgtttaagcgttttagaagaagacccactgctttggcacaagcgtctaggtcatgctagctactCATTGATTAACatcttaagatcaaaagacctagtaagaggattaccagcaataaaattcctcaaaaattaaatttgtgatccttgtgctaaaggaaaacatgtgcggtcatcttttaaatcaatgtatctggtgactacctctagaccactagaattaattcatatggatctatgtggacctatgagaacacaaagccgtagtggcaaaagatatgtgtttgtcatagttgatgactaagtagatttacttggactctatttttagtaagcaaagatgaagcttttgatgagtttgtttctcttgctaacaaaatacaaaaatctaccaacaatctaattgttcacataagatcagatcatggcaaagagTTTGagaattcaaactttatgaattattgtaatgaacatggtataaatcacaatttttccgctcctagaaccccacaacaaaatggagtagtagaaaggaaaaatagaaccctagaagaaatggctaggacgaTGTTGATTggtagtggtctacctagaaatttttgggccgaagccgttaatactgcatgctatattttgaatcgtgtgttaataagaccaatcacttctaaaacaccctatgaattgctcaaaggtgttaatccaaatatttcctattttcgtgtgtttggatgcaaatgttttgttcatgtaaatggaaaaagaaatataggtaagtttgatgaaagaagtgatgaagcagtatttctcggttattcatcacatagcaaagcttacagagtttataataagagaacaatgtgcgtggaggaatccgttcacataatctttgatgaaactgacttttcaacaagtgaacaggatataaacaatgtcaaaataggtcttgcaaatgtagaagatgatgatgagggagttaaagtgcaagatcaaggaacagcaagtgaacagccaatacaagaagatgcaggagaaactgaccaagtccaggaactgccagcacaacaggaccagcagactgttcccaatccagctgttcccgcagatgaccaAAATGATCCAgcagctgaacaaaatgccaatcaagatgttgagccagaacatgctactgtcccctcaagagaatttgtgcccaaaccttggaaatatcaaagttatcatcctcttgatctgattataagtgatatgaataagggaacacaaaccagatcccaaataagaaacttttgtgcacattttgcgttcctatcatcacttgaacctaaaattcacgaagaagctctaaaagattccgaatggatagtaaccatgcaagatgaattaaatgaatttgaaagaaataaggtatggcacttggaacccaaaccaaaacacaagaaggcaattggtttaaaatgggtatttcggaataagctagatgagcatggaataattgtaagaaacaaagcaagactcgtggtcaaagggtataatcaacaagaaggtattgattacactgagacatttCCTCCGGTAgtaaggttagaggctattagaattttaatttcttttgctgcatttatgaactttaagttatatcaaatggatgtgaaatgtgctttcttaaatggtttttttgatgaagaagtttttgttgaacaaccccctggttttgagaacacctcttgtcctgatcatgtctacaagcttgataaagctctttatggcttgaaacaagctcctaggcaatggtatgaaagactatcaaggtttttgattcaaaataactttgtaagaggaaaaattgacaaaaccttattctttaagaataaaggttatgatattttagttgttcaaatttatgttgatgatattattttcggtgcaaccaatgatttgttatgtaaagaatttgccaaccttatgggcacagaatttgaaatgagcatgatgggagaattaaatttctttctaggtttgcaaattaaacaaactgaaaaaggtatttttattcatcaacaaaaatacataaaagaacttcttaagaagtatgggctaaacaacgctaaaaccatccatacacccatggctacaaatgttagattagatgaagacctaaaaggaactaacgtagatcaaacaatgtatcgaggcatgataggttccttattatatctaactgcaagtagacacgatatttcatttagtgttggtttatgtgctagatttcaatcaaaccctaaagaatcacacctCACAACAGTAAAAAGGATtctgagatatttaaagggaacaaacgacttgtccctattttatcctaaaagtgatgtttatgatttaaaaggctttagtgatgcagattatgcaggtgatctagttaatagaaaaagcacgtcatgtatggtacaatttcttggctcatgtttagtttcatggagttccaagaaacaaaacacggttgcattatccacaactgaagctgaatacgtagcagcagcagcttgctgttccgaAATgttttggataaaacagcaactaagagattttggtattaaaactgaatgcattcctatttattgtgataataccagtgccatatgtatatctaaagatccagtgcatcactcacgagctaaacatatacatattagacatcatttccttaaggataacgtagaacacaaaaatattgtattaaagcatgtcaatactaatgaacaagctgcagacattctgaccaaaccgcttccaagggaacaatatgaaaagatgatattggaacttggtatgatcaagctccactaaagttgattGCATAAAATTctcaatgaagcatcatgaaaaaaaagGGTTAgaaatcaacctcaatattttgattgagaatcaattattgcatggatcaggtaaacacttaataaagtttgtactatgaatgtcttctTGTATGCATGCTGTTATTTTGATCAGACAAAAGCAgtgtgttcattattttcttcatataatagtttataataattcatcattctatattatcttattttgtttttataatttattttagaattcatattttatattgtttgaataatgtatagccaacttaaattaaaaaaaaattaatgggaaacggttttaaCCCAAAAACTTCCCACAATCTTTCCATATCATAGCAATGATGAAAGGCTTTGATGAGATGTGACATAAGGTAACCGTCAACTCATCATCCCTTAAAAAGCCTTTTCCACATCAAATCACTCTTCAAAAGCGTCATCTTGTACTCTCAACCCTTCCCTAAGAAACCGTTCTCCTTCTCtcaacctttcaaaattcaaaatgaaatcttcaaaatcaggaaagaaaactccaaaaacCAGCAAGAAAACTTCTACATCCTATGAAAATACCCAGCCAAAACCTTTAAAAGTAGTTCATCCACCACCATTGTTGAATGCTGCACCATCACCATCTCAAGAAACCACTAAAGAATCGCCCAAACATACTACTGAGTCTATTGGTACAAAATGCAAAATCTTCTCACCAAAAGGTGGATCATCCTCCAAAGCGGTcaaacgtttgaagcaagttaaccctaacagtgctgaagaaATTTCAAAGGATATGTCCGTTGGATTTGGGCTAGACAAATACTGGTACGATactacacattttcctcaacttcatactattttgAAATTTCAACAATGGGAGATTTTGATGTCAGAATTTAGTTGTCATTCCATTTTCCCAAACCttatgcgagagtttatttcaaacttttctaaTGACTGTGGAATGTGTTTTAGTACGATTAAGAACATAAAAATAGAATTCAACAGTGCATTgctgggggaatggtttaatattccgaatgttgggtttgatacttatTGTGTTGGTACAAAGTTAGTTTTttctggaataaatgaaaaaacgattttcaAATATTTGGGGGTTGAACAAAAGAAAGTAAAAATCAGTCATCATATATTGTCTccaatgcataaattactctataatatTGCACATAGATTTATTTTGCCCCGAAACTCCAAGaggagtgaagtaagtttacgagatgcaaccttgatttattgcatggaaaatcaaataaagataaattttccttctttgatgatatcacatttgTCTGACTGTATTGAGAAGAGAAATgttgttggttatggagggttattaacttggatttttcgaaagtttggggtaccattggaagggttggagttcccaatgggacccaatatgaaaataggtgcaaaatgtttgcaAAATTTGCATCTCAAATTAAACGAAGAAGGGGTGTTAATACACGAATCAGAGGAAGTTGTTGATGTAGGATCTGATGAGGAagtaattgaagaagaagaagagttgAGGGAGgaagaaatagaagaaaaagagggagaaaaagaagaagaaaaagaaaaagaaagggaaaaggaacaagagCCGGTTCCTACTTAAACAGATAAAGAAGGGGaagcaagtaagggggaaactGCAGAATAGGAGGGAGTCTTAGGAGAAGATGTGGATCACAATCTCTGTCATGATTCTAGTGATGAAGAGACTGTGATTGCATTAAGGAAGAAGGCTAAAGCtgttcaaaggaagagtaggaggcttgcttcaaaacgaaaggctgcaatggttgatgataccacAATTGAAACCATGCCTGAGTCTACATCAAAGGAACCtctctctcccaagccaaccactccactaCCACATCAaactccatcaccaccaccatcacctattcactttacaccaccaccatttccatcatcaCCTGGTACTGGTTGTGCTATTCCTGATCCTGTTCCTGAAGCTTCTTCACATTCCGTTCTTTCTAAACTCAATGACCTACAGTCTCAGttcagtgcttttcaagatgaagtttgtgtctcactcgcttcaataGTTGATCAACTTACTATGATGGAGgatcgtcttggtgcaaagttggatactgtagaagtgcagaccgaatatataaatgaagaagagactgccccttgatCCCCCTCCCtatgtttttttaagatttgttgGCTGTCACATTTGATAAACAATTTCACTCTTtgttttgtaccatctggggtgcaatgttgtaatgttgaacaactgctgattttctttcttttacttTTATCTGTGGTTTGTGATAACTATCTATATGCAgatttgattattgttcatggtgcttactttcattattgtttcttgctttcatcactgacaaatctacatggtttgtgctgaggtttgatagtCTCTatcttgtttttgattgatgacaaaagggggaagagaatgcacaaacttaagaggagctgtgtgaattgacagttacatatctcaattgattcatatgtgttgtgtgcaaggatcATGCTACTAATTATGTTTATGCTAAACTTATCATCTGTGTTGTTTTTAACATTATGAatattttggttaattgttttggtttaactgttttaaagttgtttcttttgaaaatactttatgttttaggttattttattttagtttaattatttaaacaatttgatattatgtttttagagTAAGTTGGTATAtgcatgcttggtaaattatattgtaatgagttgatttactaagttatttagagttgctttaatctctagtatgctctaagaattttgttttactctaatttatctaagtttgtttataaagtttttcatcatcaaaaagggggaatttgttggcctcttaggttttgatgatgacttcacgtttgaaataaacaaacatattcttgagattgttttgtaggtatatatatccgattttgtagaaatcgttgatgaagcctaagATTTGTTTTGTGGAAGATTGTACGTGTCTTAAAGGTCAAAGAAGTTAGATGAGTATTAAAGTGTTAAGAGTAGACagacagtctactgttcccaggatgaacaatctaacagaagttgaagctggagacagtacactgttcccatGTCGCAGGTTTGGAGAgaaacatcggctggaaaaattgcgaattaattactTTTCTGTTTTGAAGTTGATATAACgattaagaattaatttaattgcttaattatttaataaattggttggcaaaactatttttaggctatctaaaaatagcctaagactttttcattttaagattaaagatctcctattttttaggatcttgttctttttaactcctatgctatttttagcttaaggaaactgattttctctctgagcaaatgacagctggtcatttattttttggcaattccactatccttttattttgagaacgtggatgatagtgggaggtgtgtctaaggtaactgctgtctgttcccactataaataggaggaactttgctcaaaccgatatccaaccaagagtgtccattaaagggagatcatttaaaaaaaatattttctgtttttaaatgccaattaatttattatatttttcttaagtaattattttgatttttaatctcttgagaattggccttgtaagggttattgagtgttttgttgtaattagactcatgagaagtctaagggaatagagaagtgaaacgtgagaagagaaagagaaggagaaagtagagaaagagaattaggcctagagtagagaagcttcaagtgaagcaaactgttttatataattttatttgattgcctaaaacatagtgagaattttgaaatcccggggggtcgtggtttttccttcttattaggccaagaaggtttccacgtaaaatctttgtctcctttttatcttttgctttttaagtttaagctttattttgtttgttaaaattccgcaaattagaagaaaaactaagtaaagctagatacacaacaattcacccccccctcttgttgcattccaccatcttcgtgtatttcaacattGTGAAAAAATTAGGGGTTGGGGTTCCTACTTCCTTCTTGAAATATATTACATAAGCTTCCGTTCATTGTTTTTCTATATATGGCACCTCTTCATCTGTCTTGATTACTGAAATTTCTATCCTCCAACCATTATTTGATTCTTtgaatattttcctttttgttcGATGAAATTCCAAATGGAATAATTTATGGAACTATTTTTTTTCAGCTATATTTGATTGACCTGATCCAATAATTATGCTTGTATATATAATGACATGATAGtgaaaaatttttgtttgatattgATTTTTGAGTCTAATTTTTGTTGTACAGCTTCTAATTAATTCTCATAAATGGATCGAATTATGCAATCCTTACGGAGAAAAAGACATCTAAAACAACTTCAATTTGTAGTAACAAATGTAGTTGTAGTTCTTATGATGTATTGGGTTTGGTATATGACAAGTGTTGCTAcggttaggggtgttcaattgATCCAAAGTAAAAGAGATAGAAAAATATTGCGCTTAAAAATTATGCATCGCTTAATACAAGAAAGTGATGTGCATTGCAAAAGTGAACTTCGGGTTAATAGACAAACCTTTAATATTATGTGTAAGATGCTCAAGGAGATTGGAGGCCTCACTCGGACAAAAAATATGTCTCTTGATGAGATAGTTGCCATGTTTTTGTACACTTTAGCTCACCGTAAAAAAAATAGATCTATTGCTCACTTTTTCATAAGAAGTGGAGAGACCGTGAGTCGGCAATTCAACTTATGTCTGAGGGCTATACTTAAGTTGCATGACCATTTGCTTTACAAGCCCAAACCAATATTAGAAGAATGTGAAGGAAAGGTGGAAACCTTTTAAGGTACTAGTTGGTTAATCAACTAATTTTTACCCATAATCTTACGTGTATTTATAAgagtgattttgtttatttgattttatagaaTTGTTTAGGAGCGTTGGATGGTACCTACATAAATGTAACTGTACATCCCCAAGATCGTGGTAAATATCGGACAAGAAAAGGTACCATTGCTATGAATGTGTTAGGTGTTTGTGCACCCAACATGCAATTTATCTATGTTCTTCCGGGTTGGGAAGGCTCTGCTCACAATGTCTGTGTCCTTCGCAATGCTCTCACTAGGCCAAATGGCTTTAGGGCTCCTAGAGGTAAATTTAACATGTATTTATTAAAAGAAGAATTACATAGTTAATAAAACTCACTTTAATCAtctaatttcaataattttgaAGGTAACTATTATTTGGTCGATAGGGGGTATACAAACTGTGAGGGTTTTCTTGCTCCATATAGAGGGCAACTATATCATCTTAAGAAATGGACATATAGACAACCACTAACTGCAGAAGAGTATTACAATATGAAGCATGCTCGAACAAGAAATGTAATTAAAAGATGTTTTGGGTTACTTAAAGGGAGATGGAGTATACTTAGAAGCCCCTCCTTTTTCCCTATTCGAACTCAAGGACGTATTGTGATGGCTTGTTGTTTACTTCATAATTTAATAAGGAAAGTGATGCTCACAGATGATGTAGAAGAAGAGAATATGAGTAATGACGATTCCGATAACGATTCCGATGATGAAGTTGAATACATTACTACAATAGCTACTTCTAATTGATGTACTAACTATAGAAATACGTTAGCTCACGATTTGTATAATGCTTGGAGGGCAAGAGTTAGACAAGGTTTGTACTAAAcgattgtttaattgtttgaatGCTACGTCTGCCACACAATCATACCAATAGATTCGTTAAGAACAAGATTCATACATTTCTAGTTCCTGATACTTTCTGATTATTGTGCAgtgacaaaatataaataatttcactTTAGTTTATCTGTATATTGCAGGTACTTGAAATGGAGGTGAATACCATTAGCCAAGAGGGAAGTAGTAGAGGGAGGGGCAAGAATAAGCATTTTTGGACATGTCAAGAAGATTCGATGCTAATAAAGTATTTACACCAATTGTCTACTGATCCTAAGTGGAAAGGTGACGGCGGTTTTAAAAATGGTTACATGAGTAGGTTGGAAGAGTTGATTAATGGTGAGCTTCCTAGTTGTGGTTTGAAGGATTTTCAGCACATTGAATCAAGAATCAAACATTGGTCAGAGAAATACA
This region includes:
- the LOC130820915 gene encoding protein ALP1-like, which translates into the protein MDRIMQSLRRKRHLKQLQFVVTNVVVVLMMYWVWYMTSVATVRGVQLIQSKRDRKILRLKIMHRLIQESDVHCKSELRVNRQTFNIMCKMLKEIGGLTRTKNMSLDEIVAMFLYTLAHRKKNRSIAHFFIRSGETVSRQFNLCLRAILKLHDHLLYKPKPILEECEGKNCLGALDGTYINVTVHPQDRGKYRTRKGTIAMNVLGVCAPNMQFIYVLPGWEGSAHNVCVLRNALTRPNGFRAPRGNYYLVDRGYTNCEGFLAPYRGQLYHLKKWTYRQPLTAEEYYNMKHARTRNVIKRCFGLLKGRWSILRSPSFFPIRTQGRIVMACCLLHNLIRKVMLTDDVEEENMSNDDSDNDSDDEVEYITTIATSN